A portion of the Acidihalobacter yilgarnensis genome contains these proteins:
- a CDS encoding type IV pilus inner membrane component PilO has product MNLSSLRDLDFNELRQIDLNNIGSAPTWVRNLLLTVLFVAILAAGYYFDTSDQRVALHRAQAQETTLRNDLVFKARRAANLKIYEHQLAEMKRSFGKMLQQLPNKTEIPGLLVDISQTALSSGLEIDLFRPEPEQKKGFYAIKPIQIQAKGTYPEFAHFVSEIAALPRIVTLGNINMHPVKKGSPILTMSVVARTYRYLPDNGDQ; this is encoded by the coding sequence ATGAACCTCAGCAGCCTGCGCGATCTCGATTTCAACGAACTGCGCCAGATCGATCTTAACAATATTGGCAGCGCGCCCACATGGGTCCGGAACCTGCTGCTGACTGTGCTGTTCGTGGCAATACTGGCGGCCGGCTATTACTTCGATACCAGCGATCAGCGCGTGGCGCTTCACCGCGCTCAGGCGCAGGAAACCACACTGCGCAACGACCTCGTGTTCAAAGCACGGCGAGCGGCCAATCTGAAGATATATGAACACCAACTGGCCGAAATGAAACGTTCATTCGGCAAGATGCTTCAACAATTACCCAACAAAACGGAGATACCCGGTCTGCTGGTCGACATTTCACAGACGGCCTTGTCCAGCGGGCTCGAAATCGACCTGTTTCGCCCTGAACCCGAACAGAAAAAGGGCTTCTACGCGATCAAACCGATACAGATCCAAGCCAAAGGTACCTACCCGGAGTTTGCGCATTTCGTGAGTGAAATCGCCGCTCTCCCCCGCATCGTGACCCTGGGCAACATCAACATGCACCCGGTCAAGAAGGGCTCCCCTATTCTTACGATGAGCGTAGTAGCCCGTACTTACCGCTATCTGCCCGACAACGGGGATCAGTGA
- a CDS encoding pilus assembly protein PilP, with protein sequence MSHHVDTNPGHALPENRPGRRAAKLIVTVAMAAGLAGCGHNMSDLQHWVAEQIAQPGGHVPPIPDVPPYKGYNYPGHSKDPFDSKILLQIYNAAHRANVKFNPNRPRQYLEQFPLDSLKMVGTLVDHGTTWALIQTPDGTIERVKIGNYMGQHDGKITAISSDSVKLREIVPDGFGGYKEQPASIAMGQTK encoded by the coding sequence ATGAGCCACCACGTCGACACGAACCCTGGCCACGCCCTCCCCGAAAACCGGCCGGGACGACGCGCTGCAAAGCTGATCGTTACTGTGGCGATGGCTGCCGGCTTGGCCGGCTGCGGCCACAACATGTCCGATCTTCAGCACTGGGTCGCAGAACAAATCGCGCAGCCTGGCGGACATGTCCCACCCATCCCTGACGTGCCACCTTATAAAGGTTACAACTATCCCGGGCACAGCAAGGACCCTTTCGACAGCAAGATCCTGCTACAGATATACAACGCCGCGCATCGCGCCAATGTGAAATTCAACCCGAACCGGCCAAGGCAATATCTGGAGCAGTTTCCGCTGGACAGCCTGAAGATGGTCGGCACACTGGTCGACCACGGCACGACATGGGCGCTCATCCAGACACCCGACGGCACCATCGAGCGGGTCAAGATAGGCAACTACATGGGACAGCACGACGGCAAAATCACCGCCATCTCCAGCGATAGCGTCAAACTGCGGGAAATCGTTCCAGACGGCTTCGGCGGCTACAAGGAACAACCCGCCTCGATCGCGATGGGCCAGACCAAATGA
- the pilQ gene encoding type IV pilus secretin PilQ yields MAATNTLQSIESHQLPNNQLQVILDFASTPTKPLGFSIENPAKIALDFTHTRLALSKRMYTLNSGSVSSVAAAEAGDRTRLVFNLTQPLPYTTRIEGHRVIVTLGHSSQAGMMAATQTQTTHFGNQEDTSSNEHSQITDVEFHRGKDGGGLLTLTLSNPNQVIDLTQQAGKIVINAHNATISQALRRRMVVTDFGTPVQRIDSLQNGKNVKLIISATGDYEQLAYQADNKFTVDIKPVATNSPGSAGTQPVYKGQRISLNFQNIQVRSVLQLLADFTGLNIVVSDAVTGSVTLRLKNVPWDQALAIILQAKGLAEKRSGNVVMIAPASVIEAQDQQQINAQRAQEQLAPLHTEIFQVRYAKATALAALLQTIRSTQNTSNTGNNTQSSNGVSGLSSRGSVVADPRTNSLIVRDTDQGLANVAKLIQHLDVPVKQVLIGSRLVIAKQGFSRDLGVTFGSVNQPQSVNTTTGGINPGGGVTIGSQPYGLGGYPNGNQFNVNLPAASPTSTFGLTLVKLGQSFNLSLQLSAAEAENQVRQISNPRVITANDTQAMIQQGVQIPYQQASSSGATNVSFKSAALKLLVTPHITPNNRVLMELDISNDSVGGMYSGVPSINTQEVKTQVMVDNGQTVVLGGIYQHDTSKTVNKVPFFGDLPVLGALFRQNSTSNTKTELLIFITPKIIDNNLSLSQ; encoded by the coding sequence ATGGCAGCGACCAATACCCTACAGTCCATAGAAAGCCACCAGCTACCGAACAATCAGCTGCAGGTCATCCTGGACTTCGCCTCAACGCCCACCAAGCCCCTCGGTTTCAGCATCGAGAACCCGGCAAAAATCGCGCTGGATTTCACCCATACCCGCTTGGCGCTCAGCAAGCGGATGTATACCCTCAATTCGGGCTCGGTCAGCAGCGTCGCCGCCGCCGAAGCAGGCGACCGCACGCGTTTGGTGTTCAATCTCACCCAGCCGCTGCCGTACACGACCCGCATCGAGGGGCATCGAGTCATCGTCACCCTTGGACATAGCTCGCAAGCCGGCATGATGGCGGCGACACAGACACAGACCACGCATTTCGGTAACCAGGAAGACACATCCAGCAACGAACACTCCCAAATTACCGATGTTGAGTTCCACCGCGGCAAGGATGGCGGTGGCTTGCTCACCCTCACGCTCAGCAACCCCAATCAGGTCATCGATCTCACCCAGCAAGCCGGCAAGATCGTGATCAACGCGCACAACGCCACCATCTCCCAAGCGCTTCGGCGCCGCATGGTGGTCACCGACTTCGGCACGCCCGTGCAGCGCATCGATAGCCTGCAGAATGGCAAAAACGTCAAGCTGATCATATCCGCCACCGGCGATTACGAACAGCTCGCTTATCAGGCAGACAATAAATTTACCGTGGACATCAAGCCAGTGGCCACGAACAGCCCAGGCAGCGCCGGTACACAGCCGGTCTACAAAGGACAGCGCATCTCGCTCAACTTCCAGAACATTCAGGTTCGTTCCGTGCTCCAGTTGCTCGCCGACTTCACTGGACTGAATATCGTCGTCAGCGATGCCGTGACCGGCAGTGTCACCCTCAGGCTCAAGAACGTACCGTGGGATCAGGCGCTGGCCATCATCCTGCAGGCCAAGGGACTGGCCGAGAAACGCAGCGGCAACGTGGTCATGATCGCCCCCGCGAGCGTGATCGAAGCCCAGGATCAGCAGCAAATCAATGCACAGCGCGCCCAGGAACAGCTGGCACCGCTGCATACCGAGATATTCCAGGTTCGTTATGCCAAGGCCACCGCCCTGGCCGCCCTGCTGCAGACTATCCGCAGCACGCAGAACACCAGCAACACCGGCAACAACACACAGAGCAGCAACGGCGTGTCGGGGCTGTCCTCTCGTGGATCGGTGGTCGCGGACCCGCGGACCAATTCGCTCATCGTGCGCGACACGGATCAGGGACTCGCTAATGTCGCCAAGCTGATCCAGCACCTCGATGTACCCGTCAAGCAAGTGCTGATCGGCTCGCGCTTGGTCATCGCCAAGCAAGGCTTCAGCCGCGACCTCGGCGTGACCTTCGGTTCGGTCAATCAGCCACAATCGGTCAACACCACCACGGGCGGCATCAACCCCGGTGGCGGCGTGACCATCGGTTCGCAACCCTATGGACTCGGTGGCTACCCGAACGGCAACCAGTTCAACGTCAACCTGCCAGCAGCCAGCCCGACCAGCACCTTCGGACTGACCCTCGTCAAACTCGGGCAAAGCTTCAACCTGAGCCTGCAGTTATCTGCGGCCGAAGCGGAAAATCAAGTCCGCCAGATATCCAACCCACGCGTCATCACCGCCAACGACACACAGGCGATGATCCAACAGGGCGTACAGATCCCCTATCAGCAAGCGTCCTCCAGCGGCGCCACCAACGTGTCCTTCAAGTCCGCCGCCTTGAAACTACTGGTCACGCCGCACATCACGCCGAACAACCGGGTACTGATGGAACTCGACATCAGCAACGACAGCGTCGGCGGAATGTACAGTGGCGTGCCCAGCATCAACACTCAGGAGGTCAAGACGCAGGTCATGGTGGATAATGGTCAGACCGTGGTGCTCGGTGGCATCTATCAACACGACACCAGCAAGACCGTTAACAAGGTCCCCTTCTTCGGAGACCTGCCCGTCCTTGGAGCCCTGTTCCGCCAGAACAGCACCTCCAACACCAAGACGGAACTGTTAATCTTCATTACGCCCAAGATCATCGACAACAATCTCAGTCTGTCGCAATGA
- a CDS encoding PilN domain-containing protein, with translation MARINLLPWRAELRKQKQQEFLALAVFTVIVSAFVIFLIHSYVEGRINYQNARNQYLRNEITLLDHKIAKIKTLDATKKALLNRMKIVEQLQASRPGVVHLFDQLVTTEPPGLYLINFVQNGDSIALAGRADSNARVSAYMRSLDASPWFENARLDLIVTKNTEIGKVSDFNLTVQQTMPATKGAADNKGQ, from the coding sequence ATGGCCCGCATCAACTTACTCCCCTGGCGCGCCGAGCTACGCAAGCAGAAACAGCAAGAATTTCTGGCGCTTGCCGTGTTCACCGTCATCGTTTCGGCCTTCGTGATCTTTCTGATCCACAGCTACGTGGAAGGGCGGATCAACTACCAGAATGCTCGCAATCAGTATTTGCGCAACGAAATCACCCTGCTCGACCACAAAATCGCCAAAATCAAGACCCTTGACGCGACCAAGAAAGCCTTGCTCAACCGCATGAAGATCGTCGAGCAGCTTCAAGCCAGCCGACCAGGGGTCGTCCATCTCTTCGACCAGCTCGTCACGACCGAGCCCCCCGGACTCTACCTGATCAATTTCGTGCAGAACGGCGACAGCATAGCGCTCGCCGGGCGAGCCGATTCCAACGCCCGCGTTTCGGCCTACATGCGGTCGCTGGATGCCTCACCCTGGTTCGAAAACGCTAGGCTAGACCTCATCGTCACCAAGAACACGGAAATCGGGAAGGTCAGCGACTTCAACCTGACCGTGCAGCAAACCATGCCTGCGACCAAGGGCGCCGCTGACAACAAGGGGCAATAA